The following are encoded together in the Streptomyces flavofungini genome:
- a CDS encoding WXG100 family type VII secretion target gives MSLKGADTTRLRTLSTTFKTQHGNLDDLIRAISTGTANSEEFWKGPRANRFRDEWDKLKPQLTNFLTSLENARKETNDAADANDRIND, from the coding sequence ATGTCGCTCAAAGGCGCCGATACAACTCGGCTGCGGACTCTTTCCACCACCTTCAAGACTCAGCACGGCAACCTCGACGATCTGATTCGTGCCATTTCGACGGGTACGGCGAACAGCGAGGAGTTCTGGAAGGGCCCGCGCGCCAACCGATTCCGGGATGAATGGGACAAGCTGAAGCCGCAGCTGACGAACTTCCTGACGTCGCTGGAGAACGCGCGCAAGGAAACGAACGACGCCGCCGA
- a CDS encoding S1 family peptidase, with protein sequence MRLSFPSRTARPADDTTSTSRTSRAPRTSRAALASATAATALALVATSAPAANAIIGGTEVPNDAYPFMVAVLEKGSGSAFDRQFCGGSLIAPDVVMTAAHCLVDDAGKPVKAKTVQVAVGRTVLSKSGQGQIRNARTKGTGSRGSIVVHPRYLKGQEAYDVAFIQLDKPVRGISPVKLPTQGTDSLLRPGQKATVAGWGNTDTAMTHTPDRLRQVKVPILSHNECRVSYNSYHSKVNFCAGVEGKDSCQGDSGGPIFRTVPGRQDPIQIGVVSYGDGCGDQGAPGVYTSTSSAKLWKTMDESPSGKRLKRALGRR encoded by the coding sequence ATGAGACTTTCCTTTCCTTCTCGCACCGCCCGCCCGGCCGACGACACGACCAGCACGAGCCGCACGAGCCGCGCACCCCGCACGTCCCGCGCCGCCCTCGCCTCCGCGACGGCCGCGACCGCACTCGCGCTGGTGGCGACCAGCGCGCCCGCCGCCAACGCGATCATCGGCGGCACCGAAGTCCCCAACGACGCCTACCCGTTCATGGTGGCCGTCCTGGAGAAGGGCTCCGGCAGCGCCTTCGACCGCCAGTTCTGCGGCGGCAGCCTCATCGCGCCGGACGTCGTCATGACCGCCGCGCACTGCCTCGTCGACGACGCGGGCAAGCCGGTCAAGGCGAAGACCGTGCAGGTCGCCGTCGGCCGCACGGTCCTCTCCAAGAGCGGGCAGGGCCAGATACGCAACGCCAGGACGAAGGGCACCGGCAGCCGGGGCAGCATCGTCGTCCACCCCCGCTACCTCAAGGGCCAGGAGGCGTACGACGTCGCCTTCATCCAGCTCGACAAGCCGGTCCGCGGCATCAGCCCGGTCAAGCTGCCCACCCAGGGCACCGACTCGCTGCTCCGCCCCGGCCAGAAGGCGACCGTCGCGGGCTGGGGCAACACGGACACCGCGATGACCCACACCCCGGACCGCCTCCGCCAGGTGAAGGTGCCGATCCTCTCCCACAACGAGTGCAGGGTCAGCTACAACAGCTACCACTCCAAGGTCAACTTCTGCGCCGGAGTGGAGGGCAAGGACTCCTGCCAGGGCGACAGCGGCGGCCCCATCTTCCGCACCGTGCCCGGCCGCCAGGACCCGATCCAGATCGGCGTCGTCTCCTACGGCGACGGCTGCGGCGACCAGGGCGCTCCCGGCGTCTACACGTCCACCAGCTCGGCGAAGCTGTGGAAGACGATGGACGAGTCGCCGTCCGGCAAGCGGCTGAAGCGGGCGCTGGGCCGCCGGTAG
- a CDS encoding RDD family protein, which produces MVTQRSGASRGRAPSLPAPPSSARRITAAVLDALLALVCGLTAGAAAGVKVVDGVVELRPSSPSVWGAAVGALLAVSFVNHVLLTLAARASVGKLLTGLRVVRVPDSDAPASLRRPPFLRLIGRWLFGFYWTVVFVPIHLAADSDVEQQDAVGLRVVRRHAS; this is translated from the coding sequence ATGGTGACTCAGCGGTCAGGCGCCTCGCGCGGCAGGGCGCCTTCCCTTCCGGCCCCTCCTTCTTCGGCTCGCAGAATCACCGCCGCCGTGCTCGACGCGCTGCTCGCCCTGGTGTGCGGGCTCACCGCCGGCGCCGCGGCGGGAGTCAAGGTGGTCGATGGTGTGGTCGAGCTGCGCCCGTCTTCTCCGAGCGTGTGGGGGGCGGCGGTCGGCGCGCTCTTGGCGGTGTCCTTCGTCAACCACGTCCTGCTCACGCTGGCCGCCCGGGCGAGCGTGGGCAAACTACTGACGGGCTTGCGCGTGGTCCGCGTTCCGGACAGCGACGCTCCCGCCTCCCTCCGCCGTCCCCCCTTCCTCCGCCTCATCGGCCGCTGGCTCTTCGGCTTCTACTGGACGGTGGTGTTCGTCCCCATCCACCTCGCCGCCGACAGTGATGTGGAGCAGCAGGACGCCGTGGGGCTTCGGGTGGTGCGGCGCCACGCCTCATAG
- a CDS encoding CpaF family protein — MSAVDHQLVKRFRQDAGDRIAEQRRLDQVSGVTPMTSEDERQYARAVIAQILEEYARGEINAGRTPLDAETEEQYAAAVHAALFGVGRLQPLLDDPEVENIDINGCDQVFVGYADGREAKAEPVAETDEELIELIQILGAYSGLSSRPFDSANPQLDLRLPDGSRLSAVMDVARRPALSIRRARMGKVFMSDLVGNGTLTPDVAHFLACAVRARKNIMIAGATNAGKTTLLRALANEIPPHERLITVERALELGLDTFTDLHPNVVAFEERLPNSEGQGQISMAELVRRSLRMNPSRVIVGEVLGDEIVTMLNAMSQGNDGSLSTIHANSSSEVFNRISTYALQAAERLPIEASQMLVAGAVNFVVFIQRRNNYQTGGKLQRMVTSVREVNGVDGRVLSSEVFAEAPDGRIVPHAPIACMDDLAAFGYRPAGQWG, encoded by the coding sequence ATGAGCGCCGTCGACCACCAGCTGGTGAAGCGGTTCCGGCAGGACGCCGGTGACCGCATCGCCGAGCAGCGCCGCCTCGACCAGGTCTCCGGCGTCACGCCGATGACCAGCGAGGACGAGCGGCAGTACGCCCGCGCCGTGATCGCGCAGATCCTGGAGGAGTACGCCCGCGGGGAGATCAACGCCGGGCGCACCCCGCTGGACGCCGAGACCGAGGAGCAGTACGCGGCCGCCGTGCACGCCGCGCTCTTCGGCGTCGGCCGCCTCCAGCCGCTCCTGGACGACCCCGAGGTCGAGAACATCGACATCAACGGCTGCGACCAGGTCTTCGTCGGGTACGCCGACGGGCGCGAGGCCAAGGCCGAGCCGGTCGCCGAGACCGACGAGGAGCTGATCGAGCTCATCCAGATCCTCGGCGCCTACTCGGGTCTGTCGTCGCGGCCCTTCGACTCCGCGAACCCCCAGCTCGACCTGCGCCTGCCCGACGGCTCCCGGCTCTCGGCCGTGATGGACGTGGCCCGGCGGCCCGCCCTGTCGATCCGACGCGCGCGCATGGGCAAGGTGTTCATGTCCGACCTGGTCGGGAACGGCACGCTCACCCCGGACGTCGCGCACTTCCTGGCCTGCGCCGTGCGGGCCCGCAAGAACATCATGATCGCCGGGGCCACGAACGCCGGGAAGACCACGCTGCTTCGCGCCCTCGCCAACGAGATCCCGCCGCACGAGCGCCTCATCACCGTCGAGCGCGCCCTGGAGCTCGGCCTCGACACCTTCACCGACCTGCACCCCAACGTGGTGGCGTTCGAGGAGCGGCTGCCCAACTCCGAGGGGCAGGGCCAGATATCGATGGCGGAGCTGGTCCGCCGGTCGCTGCGCATGAACCCCTCCCGCGTCATCGTCGGTGAGGTCCTCGGCGACGAGATCGTGACCATGCTGAACGCGATGTCCCAGGGCAACGACGGCTCGCTGTCCACGATCCACGCCAACAGCTCCAGCGAGGTCTTCAACAGGATCTCGACGTACGCGCTCCAGGCCGCCGAGCGGCTGCCCATCGAGGCCAGCCAGATGCTCGTCGCGGGCGCCGTGAACTTCGTCGTCTTCATCCAGCGGCGCAACAACTACCAGACCGGCGGCAAGCTCCAGCGCATGGTGACCTCCGTCCGCGAGGTCAACGGCGTCGACGGGCGCGTGCTCTCCAGCGAGGTCTTCGCGGAGGCGCCGGACGGCCGGATCGTGCCGCACGCGCCGATCGCCTGCATGGACGACCTCGCCGCATTCGGCTACCGGCCCGCCGGGCAATGGGGGTGA
- a CDS encoding AAA family ATPase: MLLWLNGPFGGGKTQTAFEIQRRLPGSVVCDPEYVGFGLHRMLPPALRGDFQDLPVWRQAVYDVLDLALAKHEGTVIVPMTVVEPAYFQETVGRLRERGHDVRHFALLADRRTVLKRLRERGLGHVVRVVGGRDAPLRRESFAVSKLDLCLERLREPEFAEQMWTDHVSVARSADRIAASAGLTLAPNTDSAVRGRLRRAWTGVKHMRFD; this comes from the coding sequence ATGCTTCTCTGGCTCAACGGCCCCTTCGGTGGCGGCAAGACGCAGACCGCGTTCGAGATCCAGCGGCGGCTGCCCGGGAGCGTGGTGTGCGACCCGGAGTACGTCGGGTTCGGGCTGCACCGGATGCTGCCGCCCGCGTTGCGCGGTGACTTCCAGGATCTGCCCGTGTGGCGGCAGGCGGTGTACGACGTGCTCGACCTGGCGCTGGCCAAGCACGAGGGGACGGTGATCGTTCCGATGACGGTCGTCGAGCCCGCGTACTTCCAGGAGACCGTCGGCCGGCTGCGTGAACGGGGTCACGACGTACGGCACTTCGCGCTGCTCGCCGACCGGCGCACCGTGTTGAAGCGGCTGCGCGAGCGCGGGCTCGGGCATGTCGTGCGGGTCGTCGGCGGGCGGGACGCCCCGCTGCGGCGCGAGAGCTTCGCCGTCTCGAAGCTCGACCTGTGCCTGGAGCGGCTGCGGGAGCCGGAGTTCGCCGAGCAGATGTGGACGGATCACGTCTCCGTCGCCCGGAGCGCCGACCGGATCGCGGCGTCCGCGGGGCTCACCCTCGCACCGAACACGGACAGTGCCGTGCGGGGGCGGCTCCGGCGGGCTTGGACCGGGGTCAAGCACATGCGGTTCGACTGA